The Apium graveolens cultivar Ventura chromosome 11, ASM990537v1, whole genome shotgun sequence genome has a window encoding:
- the LOC141696972 gene encoding splicing factor U2af large subunit A-like isoform X1, which produces MTDYEARYDEDLEHNASSPHLKDVVNNHAVPDYGSKSQRDSPDHERESSRSRDRDREKDRGRDKDRERDKERERDKERDRGREREKDRDGRSRDRDRSRDRDRSRDRDRDRDRDGGRDRDRHHKDRDRHRERERSERRDRGRGRDEDDDDYHRRRDYDRDREERHSRRSKSRSRARSEHRSKSRSRSRSRSRSRSKSKRVSGFDMAPPGPAMLANAAVTAAAAATGQIIGTNPAIPGMLPNMFPMTPGQFGALPAAMPVQAMTQQATRHARRVYVGGLSPTANEQSVATFFSHVMSAIGGNTAGPGDAVVNVYINHEKKFAFVEMRSVEEASNAMALDGIIFEGAPVKVRRPSDYNPSLAATLGPSQPNPNLNLGAVGLTPGSAGGLEGPDRIFVGGLPYYFTEAQIRELLESFGPLRGFDLVKDRETGNSKGYAFCVYQDLSVTDIACAALNGIKMGDKTLTVRRANQGTTQAKPEQESVLLHAQQQIALQRLMLQPTSVAPSKVLCLTQVVTEDELRDDEDFEDILEDMRTECGKFGDLQNVVIPRPNPNGEPSPGVGKVFLEYVDAEGAAKARAGLNGRKFGGNQVVAVFYPENKFQQQEYDG; this is translated from the exons ATGACGGATTACGAAGCTAGATACGATGAAGATCTGGAACACAACGCCTCTTCTCCACATCTCAAAGACGTTGTTAACAATCATGCTGTCCCCGATTACGGTTCCAAATCTCAG CGTGATTCCCCAGATCATGAAAGGGAGTCTTCTAGAAGTAGGGATCGAGATAGGGAAAAAGACAGGGGGAGGGACAAGGACAGGGAAAGAGACAAGGAGAGGGAAAGGGATAAGGAGAGAGATAGGGgcagggaaagagaaaaggataGGGACGGAAGAAGCAGGGATAGAGATCGAAGCAGGGATAGAGATCGAAGCAGGGATAGAGATCGAGACAGGGATAGAGACGGGGGAAGGGATAGAGACCGTCACCATAAGGATCGAGACCGTCATAGGGAGAGGGAACGGAGTGAGAGAAGGGACCGTGGAAGAGGCagagatgaagatgatgatgattATCACAG GAGAAGGGATTATGACAGGGATAGAGAAGAGAGGCATAGCCGTAGGTCCAAGTCTCGCTCCAGGGCTCGATCTGAACATAGATCCAAGTCAAGATCGCGCTCTCGTTCTCGCTCTCGTTCACGCTCAAAAAG CAAACGGGTTAGTGGATTTGATATGGCACCACCTGGTCCTGCAATGTTAGCTAATGCTGCTGTTACAGCTGCTGCTGCCGCTACAG GCCAGATTATTGGGACCAACCCGGCCATTCCGGGAATGTTACCAAACATGTTTCCTATGACACCAGGACAG TTTGGAGCACTTCCTGCTGCTATGCCAGTTCAGGCAATGACTCAGCAG GCTACTAGACATGCTCGGCGGGTATATGTTGGCGGGCTTTCGCCGACTGCAAATGAACAG TCGGTGGCTACCTTCTTCAGTCATGTTATGTCTGCAATTGGAGGAAACACAGCTGGTCCAG GCGATGCTGTTGTTAATGTTTATATAAACCATGAAAAGAAGTTCGCTTTTGTGGAAATGAGATCTGTCGAGGAGGCGAGTAATGCAATGGCATTAGATGGCATTATCTTTGAG GGAGCACCTGTGAAGGTTAGGAGACCTAGTGATTACAACCCCTCGCTGGCTGCTACTCTTGGTCCAAGCCAGCCTAATCCTAATCTAAATCTTGGTGCTGTTGGATTAACCCCTGGTTCAGCAGGCGGGCTTGAGGGTCCTGATCGTATTTTTGTTGGTGGACTTCCGTATTATTTCACCGAGGCACAGATTAGGGAGCTTTTAGAATCTTTTGGACCTCTTCGCGGTTTTGATTTGGTGAAGGACAGAGAAACTGGAAACTCGAAGGGTTATGCATTCTGTGTCTACCAGGATCTTTCTGTTACAGATATTGCTTGTGCCGCCCTGAATGGGATTAAAATGGGCGATAAAACTCTTACAGTTAGGCGTGCTAATCAGGGTACCACACAGGCTAAACCTGAGCAAGAAAGTGTATTATTGCATGCACAACAACAAATTGCTTTGCAG AGGCTCATGTTACAACCTACTTCGGTCGCTCCTAGCAAGGTTCTATGCTTAACTCAAGTGGTTACTGAGGATGAGCTCAGAGATGATGAGGACTTTGAGGACATACTGGAAGATATGAGAACAGAATGTGGAAAATTTG GTGATTTGCAAAATGTAGTTATTCCGCGCCCAAATCCCAATGGTGAACCATCCCCAGGGGTCGGCAAG GTGTTCCTGGAGTATGTTGATGCTGAAGGTGCGGCAAAAGCTCGGGCTGGATTGAATGGAAGAAAGTTTGGTGGGAATCAAGTTGTTGCTGTTTTTTACCCTGAGAACAAATTCCAGCAACAGGAGTATGATGGCTAG
- the LOC141696972 gene encoding splicing factor U2af large subunit B-like isoform X2, which yields MDRLQPRIACFGQIIGTNPAIPGMLPNMFPMTPGQFGALPAAMPVQAMTQQATRHARRVYVGGLSPTANEQSVATFFSHVMSAIGGNTAGPGDAVVNVYINHEKKFAFVEMRSVEEASNAMALDGIIFEGAPVKVRRPSDYNPSLAATLGPSQPNPNLNLGAVGLTPGSAGGLEGPDRIFVGGLPYYFTEAQIRELLESFGPLRGFDLVKDRETGNSKGYAFCVYQDLSVTDIACAALNGIKMGDKTLTVRRANQGTTQAKPEQESVLLHAQQQIALQRLMLQPTSVAPSKVLCLTQVVTEDELRDDEDFEDILEDMRTECGKFGDLQNVVIPRPNPNGEPSPGVGKVFLEYVDAEGAAKARAGLNGRKFGGNQVVAVFYPENKFQQQEYDG from the exons ATGGATCGTCTTCAACCGAGAATTGCTTGTTTTG GCCAGATTATTGGGACCAACCCGGCCATTCCGGGAATGTTACCAAACATGTTTCCTATGACACCAGGACAG TTTGGAGCACTTCCTGCTGCTATGCCAGTTCAGGCAATGACTCAGCAG GCTACTAGACATGCTCGGCGGGTATATGTTGGCGGGCTTTCGCCGACTGCAAATGAACAG TCGGTGGCTACCTTCTTCAGTCATGTTATGTCTGCAATTGGAGGAAACACAGCTGGTCCAG GCGATGCTGTTGTTAATGTTTATATAAACCATGAAAAGAAGTTCGCTTTTGTGGAAATGAGATCTGTCGAGGAGGCGAGTAATGCAATGGCATTAGATGGCATTATCTTTGAG GGAGCACCTGTGAAGGTTAGGAGACCTAGTGATTACAACCCCTCGCTGGCTGCTACTCTTGGTCCAAGCCAGCCTAATCCTAATCTAAATCTTGGTGCTGTTGGATTAACCCCTGGTTCAGCAGGCGGGCTTGAGGGTCCTGATCGTATTTTTGTTGGTGGACTTCCGTATTATTTCACCGAGGCACAGATTAGGGAGCTTTTAGAATCTTTTGGACCTCTTCGCGGTTTTGATTTGGTGAAGGACAGAGAAACTGGAAACTCGAAGGGTTATGCATTCTGTGTCTACCAGGATCTTTCTGTTACAGATATTGCTTGTGCCGCCCTGAATGGGATTAAAATGGGCGATAAAACTCTTACAGTTAGGCGTGCTAATCAGGGTACCACACAGGCTAAACCTGAGCAAGAAAGTGTATTATTGCATGCACAACAACAAATTGCTTTGCAG AGGCTCATGTTACAACCTACTTCGGTCGCTCCTAGCAAGGTTCTATGCTTAACTCAAGTGGTTACTGAGGATGAGCTCAGAGATGATGAGGACTTTGAGGACATACTGGAAGATATGAGAACAGAATGTGGAAAATTTG GTGATTTGCAAAATGTAGTTATTCCGCGCCCAAATCCCAATGGTGAACCATCCCCAGGGGTCGGCAAG GTGTTCCTGGAGTATGTTGATGCTGAAGGTGCGGCAAAAGCTCGGGCTGGATTGAATGGAAGAAAGTTTGGTGGGAATCAAGTTGTTGCTGTTTTTTACCCTGAGAACAAATTCCAGCAACAGGAGTATGATGGCTAG